From one Streptococcus pneumoniae genomic stretch:
- a CDS encoding methionine ABC transporter ATP-binding protein, whose protein sequence is MIRIEDVSKVYETKQGRVTAVNHVSLAIEKGDIFGIIGFSGAGKSTLVRLLNGLESVSSGKIFLGGKDITSLKKKELLETRKKISMIFQHFNLLWSRTVEENIAFPLEVAGVPKEERQQRVKELIGLVGLEGREKSYPAQLSGGQKQRVGIARALANQPEVLLCDEATSALDPKTTKDILNLLVDINKKLGLTIVMITHEMHVVSQICHKVAVMENGQVVEEGKVIDVFKHPQKAITQQFVGEERSEEDLTQVFAHLEGALNVGAVARIQYLGESAGTGALAEVIRQLDVSISILQGKVNITQEGPIGSLIVVIEDVSKVGAVIEQLSQKGMKVEVLEHV, encoded by the coding sequence ATGATTCGGATTGAAGATGTATCAAAGGTCTATGAGACCAAGCAAGGACGAGTAACAGCGGTCAACCATGTGTCACTTGCGATTGAAAAGGGAGATATTTTTGGGATTATTGGGTTTTCAGGAGCAGGGAAAAGTACCTTGGTACGTTTGCTCAATGGTTTAGAGAGTGTGTCGTCTGGGAAGATTTTTCTAGGTGGCAAGGATATTACCAGCCTTAAAAAGAAAGAATTACTAGAAACTCGCAAGAAAATTTCCATGATTTTCCAGCATTTCAATCTCCTATGGTCACGGACAGTGGAAGAAAATATTGCCTTTCCGCTAGAAGTGGCAGGAGTGCCAAAGGAGGAGCGCCAACAACGTGTTAAGGAATTGATTGGTTTAGTGGGCTTAGAGGGGCGTGAAAAATCCTATCCTGCTCAACTTTCTGGTGGACAAAAGCAGCGGGTCGGTATTGCGCGTGCTCTTGCTAATCAGCCGGAAGTCTTGCTCTGTGATGAGGCGACAAGTGCGCTAGATCCAAAAACGACCAAGGATATTTTAAATCTGCTGGTGGATATTAACAAGAAATTGGGCTTGACCATTGTTATGATTACCCATGAGATGCATGTGGTGAGCCAGATTTGCCACAAGGTTGCGGTGATGGAAAATGGGCAAGTCGTAGAAGAAGGCAAGGTAATTGATGTCTTTAAACATCCGCAAAAAGCCATCACTCAGCAGTTTGTCGGTGAAGAGCGTTCTGAAGAAGATTTGACGCAGGTCTTTGCTCACTTAGAAGGGGCGTTGAATGTGGGTGCAGTAGCACGAATTCAGTATTTGGGTGAGAGCGCAGGAACGGGTGCCCTGGCAGAAGTGATCCGTCAGTTGGATGTATCAATTTCGATTTTACAAGGGAAGGTCAATATCACGCAGGAAGGACCGATTGGAAGCTTGATTGTAGTGATTGAAGATGTAAGCAAGGTAGGAGCTGTCATTGAGCAACTCAGCCAGAAAGGAATGAAAGTGGAGGTATTGGAGCATGTATAA
- a CDS encoding dihydroorotate oxidase, translated as MPSTKTRIADFIFENCLMNAAGVACMTIAELEEVKNSQAGTFVTKTATLEARAGNPEPRYQDVPLGSINSMGLPNQGLDYYLDYLLDLQEKEPERTFFLSLVGMSQEETHTILKQVEASDFKGLTELNLSCPNVPGKPQIAYDFETTEKILTEVFSYFKKPLGIKLPPYFDMVHFDQAAAIFNQFPLAFVNCVNSIGNGLYIEDESVVIRPKNGFGGIGGEYIKPTALANVHAFYQRLKPEIQIIGTGGVLTGRDAFEHILCGASMVQVGTTLHKEGVVAFERITAELQAIMAEKGYESLDDFRGKLQYMEE; from the coding sequence ATGCCATCGACCAAGACACGAATTGCAGATTTTATCTTTGAAAACTGCCTGATGAATGCGGCAGGGGTTGCCTGCATGACCATTGCAGAGTTAGAGGAAGTGAAAAACTCACAAGCAGGGACCTTTGTGACCAAGACGGCGACCTTAGAAGCACGCGCAGGAAATCCTGAGCCGCGTTATCAAGATGTGCCACTAGGGTCTATCAACTCTATGGGCTTGCCAAATCAGGGTTTGGATTATTACCTGGACTACCTCTTGGACTTGCAGGAAAAAGAGCCTGAGCGCACCTTCTTTTTATCTCTTGTCGGCATGTCGCAGGAGGAGACACATACGATTTTGAAGCAGGTCGAAGCAAGCGACTTCAAGGGCTTGACTGAGTTGAATTTATCTTGTCCAAATGTGCCAGGAAAGCCGCAGATTGCCTATGATTTTGAGACAACAGAGAAAATCTTGACAGAGGTATTCAGCTACTTTAAGAAGCCCTTGGGCATCAAGTTGCCGCCTTATTTTGACATGGTGCATTTTGATCAGGCGGCAGCGATTTTTAATCAATTCCCACTTGCCTTTGTCAACTGTGTCAACTCGATTGGAAATGGCCTCTACATCGAGGACGAGTCGGTGGTCATCCGTCCGAAGAACGGTTTTGGAGGAATCGGTGGCGAGTATATCAAGCCGACTGCGCTAGCAAATGTCCATGCCTTCTATCAGCGTTTGAAACCAGAAATCCAAATCATCGGAACGGGCGGCGTCTTGACAGGGCGCGATGCCTTCGAGCATATCCTCTGCGGAGCGAGCATGGTGCAGGTCGGAACGACCCTCCACAAAGAAGGCGTTGTAGCTTTTGAACGTATCACAGCAGAATTACAAGCCATTATGGCAGAAAAAGGCTATGAAAGCTTAGATGATTTCCGTGGGAAATTGCAATATATGGAAGAATAA
- a CDS encoding S8 family serine peptidase → MKRDSHKKQLLAVSLITTSILMAHAKQVEAQEESLPSVTTEIKDNTTPAINEAEGVSEVQPLESEVPSSNPETTLSSELDSTNVTKIWEDSQQGAGTVTAILDSELNSQHEIFSPTNLKTPKVKTEQDLNGLKEAAKIDYGKWISSKVIFAHNYLKNNDDIAGTDTHGSHVSGIAVGESTQAMENGLKMTGVAPQSQLIFMKVVGGADELRAKAMIDAINLGADSINMSYGKGGDSKDNLHPDVVKAIQLAKEKGVFLVASAGNDRAFGDTSKKPLATNPDFGVIASPGLSEDVISVAAYQNPYIYSEYLTTSTQEKIAISTSQGLLTGFDKNKQYKFVDAKFGREEDFKTINSKGKIVLIQRGEIGFADKITNAIASGAAGVLIYNNVAGENLTLPLPEKLAKIPSGFISQKDGQALLNKQNQTLSFPKNYQIFQNPGGNQIGNFSSWGLTADGHIKPDVAAPGGFTYSASFKGDHNYELINGTSSAAPHVAGLVNLLKPIYQKRFPNKTPKELAPFIKQILMSSATAIFNEQEKAYISPRQQGAGLVDAKKAALATAYVTDQNGNSKIHLGDVKDRFHLTAKIHNLSSTPTKFYYTAHLATDKVEGEHFALAPKHLLTTDIKTVVVPANSTLDITIPIDVSKFHNQLIKQMPNGYFLDGFIRFMTSPNDSEIMSIPFIGFRGAGKFADLRAIEQSIYESPNKTFYYARPNHLKDGEFEVSEFKEFKAQNFTALLSQYGSWGYVQESKRPDFIEEEALEFRSTTVLGTYDKAGTNDIKTLVFKDGKPYLALSPNGDGVMDTVVFRGTLLRNVKDLKAKVYRTSDLTNPIWESSEPSRADKHYSESLEKTGATTTFEKTRWDGKDQGGQYVGDGKYIYRIVFTPISEGAKEQSMDFYLTLNTTPPVLPSSATYDHTSRFVKVTPKEQSTGTTPILRERLAYTDIEDELPVIRYIEAQPDGTFSIPSTTHTESGEVTELTLEQLTYVVEDFAGNYSHIKLTEILNKENHQPDVPEKENPKDEMPKKETPEKKNSQNEAPKNENSKNEVPKEENPKNENNQNETPKKEMPQNETSKNEELQNEVPKEENHSRTLAPRIGNILKKTSLASQAKLTESKMGKGQDTKKSEKPYHKTYELPQTGDSTKHTTLLGSLLSSFYVVLKIVSNRKKDSQ, encoded by the coding sequence ATGAAAAGAGATAGTCATAAGAAGCAATTACTAGCGGTATCATTGATAACCACCAGTATCTTGATGGCACATGCCAAGCAAGTCGAAGCGCAGGAAGAAAGCCTACCTAGCGTCACCACGGAAATAAAAGACAACACGACACCTGCTATCAATGAAGCTGAAGGTGTATCAGAGGTTCAACCTTTAGAATCAGAAGTACCTTCTTCAAATCCAGAAACCACTCTTAGCTCCGAATTAGACAGCACGAATGTTACAAAAATTTGGGAAGATAGCCAACAAGGAGCAGGGACCGTAACCGCAATCCTTGACAGTGAGCTAAATAGCCAGCATGAGATTTTCTCACCTACAAATCTTAAAACACCTAAAGTAAAAACAGAGCAGGATTTGAACGGCTTAAAAGAAGCAGCAAAGATTGATTATGGCAAATGGATTTCATCCAAAGTTATTTTTGCCCATAACTATCTTAAAAACAACGATGACATCGCAGGCACAGATACACATGGAAGTCATGTATCTGGTATTGCAGTCGGAGAAAGTACACAGGCTATGGAAAATGGCTTGAAAATGACTGGTGTTGCTCCTCAATCTCAACTGATATTTATGAAAGTCGTTGGAGGAGCTGATGAATTAAGAGCCAAAGCCATGATAGACGCCATCAATCTAGGTGCCGATAGTATCAATATGAGCTATGGAAAAGGTGGAGATTCAAAAGATAATTTGCACCCAGATGTAGTAAAAGCCATCCAATTAGCCAAAGAAAAAGGCGTTTTCTTGGTAGCAAGCGCAGGAAACGACCGTGCGTTTGGAGATACGTCCAAAAAACCATTAGCAACCAATCCCGACTTTGGGGTCATTGCCTCCCCAGGTTTATCAGAGGATGTGATCAGTGTCGCTGCTTACCAAAATCCTTATATTTACAGTGAGTATCTCACAACATCAACACAAGAAAAAATTGCCATCTCCACCAGTCAAGGTTTACTGACTGGATTTGACAAAAATAAACAATACAAGTTTGTTGACGCTAAATTTGGACGAGAAGAAGACTTTAAAACAATTAACTCAAAAGGAAAGATTGTGTTGATTCAGCGTGGAGAGATTGGATTTGCTGATAAAATTACTAATGCAATCGCAAGTGGCGCAGCAGGGGTGCTTATTTATAATAATGTAGCAGGAGAAAATCTAACATTACCATTACCTGAAAAACTTGCCAAAATACCGTCTGGCTTTATCAGTCAAAAAGATGGGCAAGCCTTGTTAAACAAGCAAAATCAAACATTATCGTTTCCTAAGAACTATCAAATTTTTCAAAATCCTGGTGGCAATCAGATCGGAAATTTCTCCAGTTGGGGACTTACGGCAGATGGTCATATAAAACCAGACGTTGCAGCCCCAGGAGGCTTCACCTACTCAGCTTCTTTCAAAGGAGATCATAACTATGAATTGATTAACGGTACGAGTTCCGCAGCTCCCCATGTTGCTGGGTTAGTCAATCTCTTAAAACCTATCTATCAAAAACGTTTTCCAAACAAAACACCAAAAGAGCTGGCACCATTCATAAAACAGATTCTGATGAGCTCAGCTACTGCTATCTTTAATGAACAAGAAAAAGCTTATATTTCACCACGACAACAAGGAGCTGGTCTTGTAGATGCAAAAAAAGCTGCCCTTGCGACTGCTTATGTGACCGATCAAAATGGGAACAGTAAGATACATCTTGGGGATGTAAAAGATAGATTTCATCTAACGGCTAAAATTCATAACTTAAGCTCTACCCCTACTAAATTTTACTATACAGCACATCTTGCAACCGATAAAGTAGAAGGGGAACATTTTGCACTTGCACCAAAGCATTTACTAACAACGGATATTAAAACAGTAGTTGTTCCAGCAAATAGTACACTAGACATTACTATCCCTATTGATGTTAGCAAGTTTCACAACCAGTTGATAAAACAAATGCCTAACGGCTACTTTTTGGACGGCTTTATCCGCTTTATGACCTCTCCCAATGATTCTGAAATAATGAGCATTCCTTTCATTGGTTTTCGTGGAGCAGGTAAGTTCGCTGATTTAAGAGCCATCGAACAATCCATCTATGAAAGTCCAAATAAAACATTTTATTATGCACGACCTAACCATCTAAAGGATGGCGAATTTGAGGTCAGTGAATTTAAAGAATTTAAAGCACAGAACTTTACAGCTCTCCTTAGTCAATATGGATCTTGGGGATATGTGCAAGAATCAAAACGTCCAGATTTCATTGAAGAAGAAGCCTTGGAATTTCGCTCTACTACTGTTTTAGGGACTTATGATAAAGCAGGTACAAACGATATCAAAACATTAGTCTTCAAAGATGGAAAACCTTATCTAGCCCTTTCACCAAATGGGGATGGTGTCATGGACACCGTTGTATTTAGAGGAACACTTTTACGCAATGTAAAAGATTTAAAAGCCAAGGTTTATCGAACATCTGACCTCACAAATCCTATCTGGGAAAGCTCAGAACCCTCAAGAGCTGATAAGCATTACAGCGAATCCTTAGAAAAAACGGGTGCTACTACTACTTTTGAAAAAACTAGATGGGATGGAAAAGACCAAGGTGGACAGTATGTAGGGGATGGGAAGTATATCTATCGTATCGTATTTACTCCTATTTCTGAAGGAGCAAAAGAACAGTCCATGGATTTCTATTTGACACTCAATACTACCCCACCTGTACTACCTTCATCAGCGACTTATGATCACACTTCTCGATTCGTCAAAGTCACCCCTAAAGAACAATCCACAGGAACAACTCCTATTTTGCGAGAGCGGTTAGCCTACACTGATATAGAGGACGAACTACCAGTTATTCGCTATATAGAAGCACAGCCTGACGGAACTTTTAGCATCCCAAGCACAACTCATACCGAATCAGGAGAAGTAACTGAGCTGACACTTGAACAACTAACTTATGTGGTTGAAGACTTCGCAGGTAATTATTCTCATATAAAACTTACCGAGATTCTCAACAAGGAAAATCATCAGCCTGATGTCCCCGAAAAAGAGAATCCTAAAGATGAGATGCCTAAAAAAGAAACTCCTGAAAAGAAGAACTCTCAAAACGAAGCTCCTAAAAATGAGAATTCTAAGAATGAAGTTCCTAAAGAAGAGAATCCTAAAAATGAGAACAATCAAAACGAGACTCCTAAAAAAGAAATGCCTCAAAATGAAACTTCTAAAAATGAAGAGCTTCAAAATGAAGTTCCTAAAGAAGAGAATCATTCAAGAACTCTAGCACCAAGGATAGGCAACATTCTAAAGAAAACTTCTCTAGCTTCTCAAGCAAAACTAACTGAATCTAAAATGGGTAAAGGTCAAGACACCAAGAAGTCAGAAAAACCATATCATAAGACCTATGAACTTCCTCAAACAGGGGATTCAACGAAGCATACAACGCTATTAGGAAGCCTACTGTCATCCTTCTACGTTGTACTAAAAATCGTATCGAATCGAAAAAAAGATTCTCAATAG
- the gdhA gene encoding NADP-specific glutamate dehydrogenase, translated as MTTAKEYIQSTFETVKARNGHEAEFLQAVEEFFSTLEPVFEKHPEYIEENILARITEPERVISFRVPWVDRDGKVQVNRGYRVQFNSAVGPYKGGLRFHPTVNQGILKFLGFEQIFKNVLTGLPIGGGKGGSDFDPKGKTDAEVMRFCQSFMTELQKHIGPSLDVPAGDIGVGGREIGYLYGQYKRLRQFDAGVLTGKPLGFGGSLIRPEATGYGLVYYTEEMLQANGQSFAGKKVVISGSGNVAQYALQKATELGATVISVSDSNGYVIDENGIDFDLLVDVKEKRRARLTEYAAEKPSATYYEGSVWTYAGNYDIALPCATQNEINGEAAKRLVAQGVICVSEGANMPSDLDAIAVYKENGIYYGPAKAANAGGVAVSALEMSQNSLRLSWTREEVDGRLKDIMKNIFNTAKETAETYDLGKDYLAGANIAAFENVANAMIAQGIV; from the coding sequence ATGACAACTGCTAAAGAATACATTCAAAGCACTTTTGAAACGGTTAAAGCACGCAACGGCCATGAGGCAGAATTCCTCCAAGCTGTGGAAGAATTTTTCTCTACCCTTGAGCCTGTATTTGAAAAACATCCAGAGTACATCGAAGAAAACATCCTTGCTCGTATCACAGAGCCAGAACGTGTGATTAGCTTCCGTGTCCCTTGGGTGGATCGTGACGGTAAGGTACAAGTCAACCGTGGCTACCGTGTGCAATTTAACTCAGCAGTTGGTCCTTACAAGGGCGGACTTCGCTTCCACCCAACTGTTAACCAAGGAATCTTGAAATTCTTGGGATTTGAACAAATCTTTAAAAATGTTTTGACTGGTCTACCAATCGGTGGTGGTAAAGGTGGTTCAGACTTTGATCCAAAAGGCAAAACAGATGCGGAAGTTATGCGCTTTTGCCAAAGCTTTATGACTGAGTTGCAAAAGCACATCGGACCTTCTCTTGATGTACCAGCAGGGGACATCGGAGTTGGAGGACGCGAGATTGGTTACCTATATGGTCAATACAAACGCCTTCGTCAATTTGACGCTGGTGTCTTGACTGGTAAACCTCTTGGATTTGGCGGTAGCTTGATTCGCCCAGAAGCGACTGGTTATGGACTTGTTTACTATACCGAAGAAATGCTTCAAGCCAACGGTCAAAGCTTCGCTGGCAAAAAAGTAGTCATTTCAGGTTCAGGAAACGTTGCTCAGTACGCTCTTCAAAAAGCAACAGAACTTGGTGCAACTGTCATCTCTGTTTCTGACTCAAACGGCTATGTTATTGACGAAAACGGCATTGACTTTGATTTGCTTGTGGATGTCAAAGAAAAACGTCGTGCCCGCTTGACTGAGTATGCTGCCGAAAAACCTTCTGCAACTTACTATGAGGGATCTGTATGGACTTACGCAGGCAACTACGATATCGCTTTGCCATGCGCTACTCAAAATGAAATCAATGGTGAAGCTGCAAAACGTCTCGTAGCACAAGGTGTTATCTGCGTTTCTGAGGGAGCAAATATGCCAAGTGACCTTGATGCGATTGCCGTTTACAAAGAAAATGGCATTTACTACGGACCTGCCAAAGCTGCGAACGCTGGTGGTGTAGCAGTATCTGCTCTTGAAATGAGCCAAAACAGCCTTCGCTTGTCATGGACACGCGAAGAAGTAGATGGTCGCTTGAAAGATATCATGAAAAATATCTTCAATACTGCCAAAGAAACTGCTGAAACCTATGACCTTGGCAAAGATTATCTTGCTGGAGCAAACATTGCAGCCTTTGAAAATGTTGCAAATGCTATGATTGCACAAGGAATTGTTTAA
- a CDS encoding methionine ABC transporter permease, which translates to MYKAVQIGFFELLEDMLSFQNVEWGEVLKATQETLYMTLISTAYVFVIGLILGLFLYLTGPGKMLQNKVANVILAGLINIFRSVPFIILLALLMPFTKVLMGTILGPRGALPTLVISAAPFYARLVSIALNEIPSGVIEAAESMGANTCQIIFKVLIPESSPALVSGITVTAIALVGSTAVAGVIGAGGLGNLAYLIGFTRNKQDIVLVSTIAILILVFILQFIGDFVTKKLDKR; encoded by the coding sequence ATGTATAAAGCAGTTCAAATAGGCTTTTTTGAGCTTTTAGAGGATATGTTGAGCTTTCAGAATGTCGAATGGGGTGAGGTCTTAAAGGCAACTCAAGAAACCCTTTATATGACCTTGATTTCAACGGCTTATGTGTTTGTGATTGGCTTGATTTTAGGCTTATTCTTGTATTTGACAGGACCTGGGAAAATGCTCCAAAACAAGGTGGCAAATGTCATTTTAGCAGGGCTTATCAATATCTTCCGCTCCGTTCCTTTCATCATTCTCTTGGCGCTTTTGATGCCTTTTACCAAGGTTTTGATGGGGACAATTTTGGGACCTCGTGGAGCTTTGCCTACCTTGGTGATTAGTGCAGCGCCCTTTTACGCTCGTTTGGTGTCCATTGCCCTAAATGAAATTCCATCTGGGGTGATTGAAGCGGCAGAATCCATGGGAGCAAATACCTGTCAGATTATTTTTAAGGTCTTGATTCCTGAGTCTTCACCTGCCCTTGTGTCAGGAATTACCGTGACAGCCATTGCCTTGGTCGGCTCAACTGCTGTTGCTGGAGTTATCGGTGCTGGAGGGCTAGGAAATCTGGCTTATCTCATCGGATTTACACGCAATAAGCAGGATATTGTCTTGGTATCAACTATTGCTATTTTGATTTTGGTCTTTATCTTGCAATTTATCGGAGATTTTGTGACCAAGAAATTGGACAAACGTTAA
- a CDS encoding DUF4352 domain-containing protein, whose translation MEKIPKEIITEDGHIYQLKRPIYKQPLFWTTVVGGVIIVFMALFIAVAAIFGSLYQEELAESSYWNEHLFREELTYNLGEAHTDTDGLKVTLTGIRVDETRKLLDYPQGTAVVAEVTVENTGSSSALLNVYDFTLSDTDSEIYSLDTSTFDSQLLASRLPVGKKITMSLIFEGDKDRDKLYRLFYKDASWGESVGQVF comes from the coding sequence ATGGAAAAGATTCCAAAGGAAATCATCACTGAAGATGGTCATATTTATCAACTAAAACGGCCCATCTATAAGCAACCTTTGTTTTGGACAACAGTAGTAGGCGGAGTGATCATTGTTTTTATGGCTTTATTTATCGCCGTTGCAGCGATCTTTGGCAGCCTCTATCAAGAGGAATTAGCTGAGTCTTCTTATTGGAACGAACATTTGTTCCGAGAAGAATTGACTTATAATCTAGGGGAAGCTCATACGGATACGGACGGTCTAAAAGTTACGCTTACAGGGATTCGTGTGGATGAGACGCGAAAGCTCCTTGACTATCCACAAGGGACAGCAGTTGTTGCAGAAGTGACAGTGGAAAATACCGGTTCTAGCAGTGCTCTTTTGAACGTGTATGACTTTACCTTGTCAGATACGGACAGTGAGATTTATTCGCTTGATACATCTACTTTTGATAGTCAATTATTGGCGAGCCGCCTCCCAGTAGGAAAAAAGATCACTATGTCTTTGATTTTCGAAGGGGATAAGGATCGAGATAAACTGTATCGGCTCTTCTACAAAGATGCTTCTTGGGGTGAGTCAGTAGGACAGGTTTTTTAG
- the msrB gene encoding peptide-methionine (R)-S-oxide reductase MsrB — protein sequence MAEIYLAGGCFWGVEEYFSRIDGVLATSVGYANGQVETTNYQLIKQTDHAETIYVEYDEAVVSLREILLYYFRIIDPLSVNKQGNDVGRQYRTGIYYKNEAQLPTIAQVVAEIEEQLGQKIAVEVEPLRHYILAEDYHQDYLKKNPNGYCHINVNDAYQPLIDPKDYQKESQESLKERLSEESYRVTQESATERPFQNAYFDTFEEGIYVDITTGEPLFFASDKFDAGCGWPSFTRPIAKEVIHYYRDTTHGMERIEVRSRSGNAHLGHVFTDGPKEEGGLRYCINSAALRFIPKEEMEKEGYGYLLPAMQ from the coding sequence ATGGCAGAAATTTATTTAGCAGGCGGTTGTTTTTGGGGTGTGGAAGAGTACTTTTCACGCATTGATGGTGTGCTTGCGACAAGTGTTGGCTATGCCAATGGGCAGGTTGAGACGACGAATTACCAGTTGATTAAACAAACAGACCATGCAGAGACGATTTATGTAGAATACGATGAAGCAGTTGTCAGCTTGCGGGAAATCCTGCTCTATTATTTCCGCATTATTGATCCGCTATCGGTCAATAAACAGGGAAATGACGTAGGGCGCCAATATCGGACAGGGATTTATTACAAGAATGAGGCGCAGTTACCAACGATTGCCCAAGTCGTAGCAGAAATTGAGGAGCAATTAGGGCAGAAGATTGCAGTAGAAGTGGAGCCTTTGCGTCATTATATCTTGGCAGAGGATTATCATCAAGATTACCTCAAGAAAAATCCAAACGGCTATTGCCACATCAATGTCAATGATGCTTATCAACCCTTGATTGACCCCAAAGATTACCAAAAAGAATCCCAAGAAAGCTTAAAAGAACGCTTGTCAGAAGAGTCTTACCGCGTCACTCAAGAAAGTGCGACAGAGCGCCCGTTTCAAAATGCCTATTTTGACACGTTCGAAGAAGGAATTTACGTGGATATCACAACAGGAGAGCCGCTCTTTTTTGCCAGTGATAAGTTTGATGCTGGTTGCGGTTGGCCAAGTTTCACGCGCCCCATTGCCAAAGAAGTGATTCACTACTATCGTGATACAACACACGGCATGGAGAGAATTGAAGTGCGGAGCCGTTCTGGCAATGCCCATTTAGGACATGTCTTTACAGATGGACCGAAAGAAGAAGGCGGACTTCGCTACTGCATTAACAGTGCAGCCTTGCGCTTTATTCCAAAAGAAGAGATGGAAAAAGAAGGATACGGCTATCTTCTTCCTGCAATGCAGTAA
- a CDS encoding MetQ/NlpA family ABC transporter substrate-binding protein translates to MMTFKKLLTLGFVGVAAVTLAACGGGNSSDGGKDTKITVVASPAPHAEILEAAKPILEKEGYSLDINIVNDYVTPNKIVFDGDADANFFQHTPYLEKFNKENNEDLVSVGNVHIEPLAIYSKKYKSIKDLPENATVYASTNPAEVGRFIDLFVKNGLMTLKDGVDPVTAQLTDIAENKKNIQIKTEIAPEFLVKTYENDEGDAVIINSNFAIDAKLSPVKDSIAIEDESSPYANLIAVKPADKDKDKIKALVKVLQSDDIKKFIEDKYKDGSVIPAK, encoded by the coding sequence ATGATGACGTTTAAGAAATTATTAACACTTGGTTTTGTTGGTGTGGCAGCTGTGACTTTGGCTGCTTGTGGAGGAGGGAATTCTTCTGATGGTGGCAAGGATACGAAGATCACAGTGGTAGCCTCACCAGCTCCGCACGCAGAAATCTTAGAAGCAGCAAAACCAATCTTGGAAAAAGAAGGCTATAGCTTGGACATTAACATCGTAAACGACTATGTGACACCAAATAAAATCGTTTTTGATGGAGATGCGGATGCTAACTTCTTCCAACACACCCCTTATCTTGAGAAGTTCAACAAGGAAAACAACGAAGACCTTGTGAGCGTGGGAAATGTGCACATCGAACCACTAGCTATTTACTCTAAGAAGTACAAATCCATCAAAGATTTGCCAGAGAATGCGACGGTTTATGCTTCAACCAACCCAGCAGAGGTCGGACGTTTCATTGATTTGTTTGTGAAAAATGGCTTGATGACCTTAAAAGACGGTGTGGATCCTGTGACAGCGCAGTTGACTGACATTGCAGAAAACAAGAAAAATATCCAAATCAAGACAGAGATTGCTCCTGAGTTCTTGGTGAAAACCTATGAAAATGACGAGGGAGATGCGGTGATTATCAATTCAAACTTTGCGATTGATGCTAAACTTTCGCCAGTTAAAGATTCGATTGCGATTGAAGATGAGTCTTCACCATATGCAAACTTAATTGCGGTAAAACCAGCAGATAAGGACAAAGATAAGATTAAAGCCCTTGTCAAGGTTTTACAAAGTGATGATATCAAGAAATTCATCGAAGATAAATACAAAGATGGCTCAGTCATTCCTGCTAAATAG